Proteins co-encoded in one Gossypium arboreum isolate Shixiya-1 chromosome 11, ASM2569848v2, whole genome shotgun sequence genomic window:
- the LOC108472815 gene encoding uncharacterized protein At5g65660-like — MENHNLSPPHVDASRPSLGFPLGTALLLIIVFSLSGIFSCCYHWDKLRSLRGSFAHPHVDIEASPSKSNPHSPVLKKNQSQSFSVLMPGDEIPKFIALPCPCEPPRVDKVEVKVEKPPKLPRFPVPLY; from the exons ATGGAGAATCATAATCTTTCCCCACCCCATGTGGATGCATCTCGACCCTCCCTCGGATTCCCCCTTGGCACCGCTCTCCTCTTGATCATCGTCTTCAGCTTGAGTGGCATCTTCTCTTGTTGCTACCACTGGGACAAGCTCAGATCACTCCGAGGATCTTTCGCTCATCCCCATGTTGATATCGAAGCCTCCCCCTCCAAATCCAACCCCCACTCGCCA GTATTAAAGAAAAACCAAAGTCAGAGCTTCTCTGTGTTAATGCCAGGAGATGAGATCCCAAAGTTCATAGCATTGCCATGTCCATGTGAACCTCCAAGGGTAGATAAGGTTGAAGTGAAAGTGGAAAAGCCGCCCAAGCTGCCGCGTTTCCCAGTGCCATTATATTAG